A window of the Nitrospirota bacterium genome harbors these coding sequences:
- a CDS encoding neuraminidase-like domain-containing protein, which produces MAKQIEKQKPNLVLGRVTDKLNRPLANLIVQAYDRDMRSEELLGESITDKNGKYEITWLHSQLSGRGKKEADIAIKVLTRKKRTLLFASDVDAVRFNASPREEINITIKTAIKPEVVEYDHILKEVGFLANKVAITDLQENEQHRDISFLSREAEIPAEKIEHLVVAHRLSEASKIDAAFFYALLRKNTLLKNDFAKSFHARLMIDINTEIQPLLYDVALADPKTIQRDVEAAVKEMIVSSKVAKECKRNVEQLQQYRKKAEEYYKNEHPRKVLNIISRFVLEDKISEIGKLFQENKNDLNVFLKKVTDDSFFKSDEKAKEAKASIALGELLGFDEAIISQVKESQKIRKTEDVRKLAVLNKAGWKEVLTKSAAKINLAGKPIDKKLIDLHASSLVRKMEKEFPTIAFSAQLAREKKKNIILKNHKEITEFLTMHDDFDLQHSNIDLFLKKKKLAAKKNEAMREELKSVQRVFKLVPHYSKTNALLKQNIHSAQSIAAIGETRFVKEIAPKAGIETKEAEAIFRRAERTNTAAMLIVGELQDTMRAMDVPALEMKSLAMKLEAVSRDFPNLKSLFKLTDTCACEHCRSVYSPAAYLVEILQFLDKRSVTNLTVTPHVTTNLAKDVLFERRPDLGEIDLGCENANTPVPYIDLVCELLEEAVAPDAGIFYTGLLSDGADPLTGKISTALLAALQTDGMPVTDQAQIYRTEEATTVNAPETPPYKPHYLRDKKAVCKIINTGGNNYKVFRLRQTLSSAEELAAAPEYVNAKAYDTLRNNAYAFKLPFDLNHTEAKAYFMRFGIERHTLMADFQSAGNPADEAIAAEKLGLTNAERKLIVTPKASLVDQQLYWNAPAQWGTPVVSGNVVDYMKVVDHFLTKTGLTYKELDLLLSLKFIDPSGNIFMEHHYDDPTVDKPIISCDTTKKDIANLDYAALDRIHRFLMLQKKTGWKLEVLNEIISQANLGNGQLNDTCLIKAADLARISEETSIKIEELIGFYGDIPHQTLKDDAPKPLYHQVFLNKAKNGFIDDLLLLPEEKTGSELLNDVKNSLSVCLQLSEQDFDKIALAGNITTYGSPTFGVNNPNKFTNLSYLFAASRLIKKLKLKTDDFLILTELTGLNISDSPEKTLEFVEAVADFKKSPLKTADVKFMLRHEATNLADREIKDDKITQILEKLQKDYQSNFTANKSPFDVNLSADEQKERLQTALSKLRGIGEEDVKIFIKFIDRGWTSANDAKTFTDDKLNGLFDTATLKTSIDALAAAPGPDISNEQKDLVKAFLDAIADYQFHFGKLSILEQSLSTTFKADSELVKIVLEYAILKQPAPGTSPLSDILLSDTLIDVDITHTIPVLPVIASAAFADQYRAIRLLHKLFPLVNAFKLGNQEVAWFFENNTALGWLMLDDIPYEAGQIAIDYGKYAAFVEIIELSKQLTPVPNPADAESPITFLTIAEMLLPAGAATRLQFLEAFSLLTGYNKEDVDAIDAHFLPVFDLSKYRYVKTWKSISDCTEHLRKLGSTVAQVKEYIKPVLTSADTNLLRTALKARYDEDTWLGTLKEIMDAIRPQKRDALVAYLLAANPEMKDENYLYDFFLVDVEMEACMPSSRIVQAHGTIQLFVQRCLMGLESKAAADVDNDRSWEQWKWMKNYRVWEANRKVFLYPENWIEAELRDDKSFLFTELENELLQNELTEFTAEEALIRYLEKLDNIAFLEVVATWYQSDIKTMHVFARTKGGDPAIYYYRRFEQERYWTPWEKVELDITGDHLLAFVRNNRLSLAWPVFSEEPDPGQGATLPNQSDPTEQPVDKPRKKLKIQLAFSEFANKKWQPKKISKDAIKTPPDADPNNPIYTDEDIPRGNLKLFYNEFAQQVVVFNTIKKSVYYNEFETQPVDDEVLSGAFDITGCKGYPELAPAKPFTLDFIPKFSDTKLIDQRYKEQALDLTNDLSVLSVHSILANMPFDEILSKTPGFFRLTYPHQFTKIDFVALILELLHLYFSGKDRNYRSIKIPLGTLLPYFKEDSIHAYVIIPGFYNIEKDENSGDEVYVKRTGSDVMQLIEDVAAFIKKIVLYQSDPTEDKTKELLDDFQKIVDELKVYGGLKYGEQFKNMYYPLVCQLRTTLYKHGISELMRRETQMQTAPFNFNMYYLPSPIVPLSYPVEDLDFSSDGSYSVYNWELFFHVPFLLATRLTKNQRFEEAMTWFHYMFNPTGALEGSTPQKYWVTKPFYLTQDNDYVNQRIDTLLYKIADPNTSERKELEFAIEQWRNKPFKPHVVARFRPVAYQKALLMKYIDNLTEWGDYLFRQDTMESIIQATQMYILADKLLGPKPRTIPPTIKSPYETYNQMEAKLDAFGNALIDLENILPDFSALPEGGAELPPGPVTLSMLYFCIPQNDKMLEYWDRIADRLFKVRHCQNIDGVERTLALFAPPIDPGMLVRAAAAGLDISSILAGINAPTPYYRFNVLSQKATELAQEVRGLGSSLLQALEKKDAEAVSLLRSELEIKVLNAVKDMKLLQIKEAKEQIEILKRTKAVTEERNKYYSNIEKIISKEQLNLDKLSESHDFQMASQITQTLAGVVALIPDLVGGASGFGGSPHVVVQWGGLNLLGAAKSASDVLNIFSTAASYEAGRASILGGYERRFDDWKLQERLAKKELDQIDKQIVAAEIRKELSETDLNNHELQIDNAKKTDEFMRTKFTNKELYDWMIGQISSVYFRAYQLAHDFAKKAERSYRFELGNDDSFISYGYWDSMKKGLQSADHLIYDIKRMETSYLDKNKREYEMTKHISLSMLDPLALVKLRATGVSDFEVPEVLYDMDHPGQYFRRIKSVSISLPCVAGPYTSISAKLSLVNNRYRKNTNPDNLATTGYLEDHGNDERFVYNVGAIQSIAASNAQNDSGMFELNFRDERYLPFEGTGAISSWRLELPKEVRQFDYNTISDVIVHVKYTAREGGSALLGLAETSLKTRLAAIKEQLNQTGMHIALNMKHDLPNEWHLLKKNGTVDLKIDKSRLPYMAQTIDAAIENVMFVVKVKNNPATFLISIKGTATNLARIDEWKLCRGNNANIDLDTSFEVVIAPAQLNNLEELMMVVNYSF; this is translated from the coding sequence ATGGCAAAGCAAATAGAAAAACAAAAACCAAACCTCGTTCTCGGTCGAGTAACAGACAAACTCAACCGCCCTTTAGCAAATCTCATCGTGCAAGCATATGACAGGGATATGCGGAGCGAAGAACTATTAGGTGAAAGCATCACCGACAAGAACGGTAAATACGAAATTACCTGGTTGCACAGCCAGTTAAGCGGTAGGGGCAAAAAAGAAGCGGATATTGCCATTAAGGTTTTGACACGGAAAAAGAGAACACTGCTTTTTGCGTCAGACGTGGATGCGGTAAGGTTTAATGCTTCGCCAAGGGAAGAGATCAACATTACTATTAAGACGGCTATTAAGCCTGAAGTGGTGGAGTATGACCATATCTTAAAAGAGGTTGGTTTCCTTGCCAATAAAGTCGCCATCACCGATTTGCAGGAAAATGAACAACACAGAGACATCAGTTTCCTCTCCAGAGAAGCTGAAATACCTGCGGAAAAAATAGAACATTTGGTGGTAGCCCACCGCTTGAGTGAGGCATCTAAAATTGATGCTGCCTTTTTCTATGCCCTGCTCAGGAAAAACACCTTGCTTAAGAACGACTTTGCCAAATCATTCCATGCAAGGTTGATGATTGATATCAACACAGAGATACAACCATTGCTCTATGATGTGGCATTGGCGGACCCAAAAACCATTCAGCGCGATGTGGAAGCTGCCGTGAAAGAAATGATTGTCTCTTCCAAAGTAGCCAAAGAATGCAAACGAAATGTGGAGCAATTGCAACAATACAGAAAGAAGGCGGAAGAATACTATAAAAATGAGCATCCCCGTAAAGTGCTTAACATCATCAGCCGCTTTGTGCTGGAAGATAAAATCAGCGAAATAGGCAAACTCTTCCAGGAAAATAAAAATGACCTGAATGTTTTTCTCAAAAAAGTTACTGACGATTCCTTTTTCAAAAGCGATGAAAAAGCAAAAGAAGCAAAAGCATCCATTGCATTGGGTGAGTTATTAGGTTTTGATGAAGCAATCATATCCCAGGTAAAGGAATCTCAAAAAATCAGAAAAACGGAAGATGTAAGGAAGCTGGCGGTTTTGAACAAAGCCGGCTGGAAAGAGGTTCTTACAAAATCTGCTGCTAAAATAAATTTGGCTGGTAAGCCAATAGACAAAAAACTGATTGATTTACATGCCTCTTCTTTGGTTCGTAAAATGGAAAAAGAATTCCCGACAATTGCGTTTTCAGCTCAATTAGCAAGGGAAAAAAAGAAGAACATTATTTTAAAAAACCACAAAGAAATCACTGAATTTCTTACTATGCATGATGATTTTGATTTGCAGCACAGCAACATAGATCTTTTCCTGAAAAAGAAAAAACTTGCTGCAAAGAAAAATGAAGCCATGCGGGAAGAATTAAAATCCGTACAGCGCGTTTTTAAATTAGTTCCTCACTACAGTAAAACCAATGCTCTTCTAAAACAGAATATACATTCTGCACAAAGCATTGCTGCTATAGGCGAAACCCGCTTTGTAAAAGAAATAGCCCCAAAAGCCGGTATTGAAACAAAAGAAGCCGAAGCCATTTTCAGAAGGGCAGAAAGAACCAATACAGCTGCCATGCTCATAGTTGGTGAACTACAAGACACCATGCGTGCGATGGATGTCCCGGCTTTAGAAATGAAATCTCTTGCCATGAAGTTGGAAGCGGTAAGCAGAGATTTTCCTAATCTAAAGTCGCTGTTCAAACTTACCGATACCTGTGCCTGCGAACATTGCCGTTCGGTGTATAGCCCGGCAGCATATCTGGTAGAGATACTACAGTTTTTGGATAAGAGGAGCGTTACTAACCTTACGGTAACCCCACATGTAACCACCAATCTTGCCAAAGATGTATTGTTTGAACGCAGGCCCGATTTAGGCGAAATTGATTTGGGATGCGAAAACGCCAATACACCTGTGCCTTACATTGACCTGGTGTGTGAATTATTAGAAGAAGCGGTGGCACCGGATGCAGGTATCTTTTATACTGGTTTACTCTCTGACGGAGCGGACCCTTTAACGGGAAAAATTTCAACTGCTTTGCTTGCAGCACTGCAAACAGATGGTATGCCAGTAACAGATCAGGCACAAATTTACCGTACTGAAGAAGCGACAACTGTAAACGCACCCGAAACGCCACCTTATAAGCCCCATTATTTGAGGGACAAAAAAGCGGTTTGCAAAATCATCAACACCGGAGGAAATAATTATAAAGTATTCCGGTTGCGACAAACCCTTTCTTCTGCCGAAGAATTAGCAGCAGCGCCTGAGTATGTGAATGCCAAAGCTTATGATACTTTGCGGAATAATGCTTACGCTTTCAAACTTCCATTTGATTTAAACCATACCGAAGCTAAAGCCTATTTCATGCGATTTGGTATAGAACGCCATACTTTGATGGCGGATTTTCAATCAGCAGGAAATCCGGCTGATGAAGCAATCGCTGCGGAGAAGTTGGGATTGACGAATGCGGAAAGGAAATTGATTGTTACACCTAAGGCCAGCCTAGTTGACCAGCAATTATATTGGAATGCTCCGGCTCAGTGGGGCACGCCTGTTGTTTCTGGGAATGTGGTAGATTACATGAAGGTGGTTGATCACTTCCTTACGAAAACAGGATTGACTTATAAAGAACTGGATTTATTGCTTTCTTTAAAATTTATTGATCCTTCTGGAAATATCTTCATGGAACATCATTATGATGACCCTACAGTAGATAAACCGATTATTTCGTGTGATACAACAAAAAAAGATATTGCCAATCTGGACTATGCGGCATTAGATCGAATTCATCGTTTTTTGATGCTGCAAAAGAAAACGGGCTGGAAATTGGAGGTATTGAATGAAATCATTTCACAAGCTAACCTTGGCAATGGGCAACTCAATGATACATGCTTAATCAAAGCAGCAGACTTAGCAAGGATTTCCGAAGAAACAAGCATTAAAATAGAAGAGTTGATAGGCTTTTATGGTGATATTCCACACCAAACATTGAAAGATGATGCTCCAAAACCTCTATATCATCAGGTATTCTTAAACAAAGCAAAAAATGGGTTTATTGATGACCTGCTGCTGTTACCTGAAGAAAAAACCGGTTCGGAATTGCTAAATGATGTCAAAAATAGCTTATCGGTTTGTCTGCAATTATCAGAACAGGATTTTGATAAAATAGCACTTGCAGGAAACATTACAACCTATGGCTCACCTACATTTGGTGTTAACAATCCAAACAAATTCACCAATCTAAGCTACCTGTTTGCCGCATCAAGATTGATAAAGAAACTGAAGCTTAAGACAGATGATTTCTTAATACTTACCGAACTCACCGGACTGAACATATCCGATTCGCCCGAAAAGACATTGGAATTTGTAGAAGCAGTTGCTGATTTTAAAAAATCTCCTTTAAAAACAGCGGATGTAAAATTCATGCTCCGACATGAAGCGACCAATCTTGCTGACCGGGAAATCAAAGATGATAAGATTACCCAAATACTGGAGAAATTACAAAAGGATTACCAGAGTAATTTTACTGCAAACAAGTCTCCTTTTGATGTCAATTTATCTGCCGACGAGCAGAAAGAAAGATTGCAAACTGCGTTATCCAAACTGAGAGGCATTGGAGAAGAAGATGTAAAAATATTTATTAAATTCATTGACAGGGGCTGGACATCGGCAAATGATGCAAAGACATTTACGGATGACAAACTAAACGGCTTATTTGATACAGCAACTCTTAAAACAAGCATTGATGCTTTAGCAGCAGCACCCGGCCCTGATATCAGCAATGAACAGAAGGATTTAGTCAAAGCCTTCTTAGATGCCATAGCAGATTATCAGTTTCATTTTGGTAAGCTATCCATTCTTGAGCAAAGCCTCTCTACTACTTTTAAGGCAGATTCAGAACTGGTGAAGATTGTTTTGGAATATGCCATATTAAAACAGCCTGCCCCAGGGACCAGCCCCCTATCGGATATCCTGCTTTCAGATACCCTTATTGATGTAGATATTACACATACAATTCCTGTTTTGCCGGTCATTGCCAGCGCTGCTTTTGCTGATCAGTATCGTGCTATCCGGCTGCTGCATAAGTTATTCCCTTTGGTAAACGCTTTTAAATTGGGCAATCAGGAGGTAGCCTGGTTCTTTGAAAATAATACAGCATTGGGATGGCTTATGTTGGATGACATTCCGTATGAAGCAGGACAGATAGCGATTGATTATGGCAAATATGCCGCTTTTGTAGAAATTATTGAGCTATCAAAACAATTGACACCTGTGCCCAACCCTGCAGATGCAGAATCGCCAATCACTTTTCTCACCATTGCAGAAATGCTCTTACCCGCTGGCGCTGCTACCCGACTTCAATTTCTGGAGGCATTTTCATTATTGACAGGATACAACAAGGAAGATGTGGATGCAATTGATGCCCATTTTTTACCGGTATTTGACCTTAGCAAGTATAGATATGTAAAAACATGGAAATCTATAAGCGATTGTACCGAACATCTAAGAAAGTTAGGTTCAACCGTTGCCCAGGTCAAGGAATATATCAAACCGGTATTAACAAGTGCTGATACAAATCTTCTGCGTACTGCACTGAAAGCACGATATGACGAAGATACATGGCTGGGCACACTCAAGGAAATCATGGATGCTATCCGTCCTCAAAAAAGAGACGCTTTAGTGGCTTATCTTTTGGCTGCGAATCCAGAAATGAAAGACGAGAACTATTTGTATGATTTTTTCCTGGTAGATGTTGAAATGGAAGCCTGCATGCCTTCTTCCAGGATTGTACAGGCGCATGGAACCATTCAGCTTTTTGTGCAGCGCTGCCTGATGGGGTTGGAATCTAAAGCGGCAGCCGACGTAGACAACGATAGAAGCTGGGAGCAATGGAAGTGGATGAAAAATTACCGTGTATGGGAAGCCAACCGCAAGGTGTTCTTATATCCCGAAAACTGGATTGAGGCGGAGCTCAGAGATGACAAGTCCTTCTTGTTTACAGAACTGGAAAATGAGTTACTGCAGAACGAACTTACTGAATTTACAGCTGAAGAAGCATTGATCAGGTATCTTGAAAAATTAGACAATATTGCATTCCTTGAAGTGGTAGCGACCTGGTACCAGTCGGATATTAAAACCATGCATGTCTTTGCCCGAACCAAAGGCGGAGACCCGGCCATTTATTACTACAGAAGATTTGAACAGGAGAGATACTGGACGCCATGGGAGAAAGTAGAATTGGATATTACAGGAGACCACCTGTTAGCCTTTGTCCGCAATAACCGCCTGAGTCTGGCATGGCCTGTATTTAGTGAAGAGCCTGATCCTGGACAGGGCGCAACCCTTCCGAACCAAAGTGACCCAACCGAACAGCCTGTTGATAAGCCAAGAAAAAAACTGAAAATACAACTGGCGTTCAGTGAGTTTGCCAATAAGAAATGGCAGCCGAAAAAGATATCGAAGGATGCGATTAAAACACCTCCGGATGCGGACCCCAACAATCCGATTTATACGGATGAGGATATACCGAGGGGTAATTTAAAACTTTTTTACAATGAATTTGCCCAGCAAGTCGTGGTATTCAATACAATTAAAAAATCAGTTTATTATAATGAGTTTGAGACCCAGCCCGTCGACGATGAAGTATTATCCGGCGCTTTTGATATAACAGGCTGTAAGGGTTATCCTGAACTGGCACCGGCTAAACCTTTCACTTTGGACTTTATCCCCAAGTTTAGCGATACAAAATTGATCGATCAGCGTTACAAGGAACAGGCATTAGACTTGACTAATGATCTGTCTGTTTTGAGTGTCCATTCTATTTTAGCAAATATGCCATTTGATGAAATACTGAGTAAAACACCTGGTTTTTTCAGGCTCACGTATCCTCACCAATTTACCAAAATTGACTTTGTGGCCTTAATTTTAGAATTGCTTCATTTGTATTTTTCAGGGAAAGACCGAAATTACCGATCAATTAAAATACCTCTTGGCACATTACTCCCTTACTTTAAAGAAGACAGCATTCATGCCTATGTGATTATTCCAGGGTTCTATAATATAGAAAAGGACGAAAATAGTGGAGATGAAGTCTATGTTAAAAGAACCGGCTCGGATGTGATGCAGCTTATTGAGGATGTTGCAGCCTTCATTAAAAAGATTGTTCTATATCAATCCGACCCAACAGAAGATAAAACCAAAGAGCTGCTTGATGATTTCCAAAAAATTGTGGACGAGCTAAAAGTATATGGCGGATTGAAATATGGGGAGCAGTTCAAAAATATGTACTATCCATTGGTCTGCCAGCTGAGAACCACACTATACAAACATGGAATTTCTGAGTTAATGAGAAGGGAGACTCAGATGCAAACTGCTCCTTTCAATTTTAATATGTATTATCTGCCAAGCCCAATTGTTCCATTGTCCTATCCGGTTGAGGATTTGGATTTCAGCAGTGATGGAAGTTACAGCGTCTATAATTGGGAGTTATTCTTCCACGTTCCGTTTTTATTGGCTACCCGACTCACCAAAAATCAACGCTTTGAAGAAGCGATGACCTGGTTTCACTATATGTTTAATCCAACCGGGGCATTGGAGGGAAGCACACCGCAAAAATACTGGGTAACTAAACCATTTTATTTGACTCAGGATAACGATTATGTCAATCAGCGAATTGATACCTTGCTCTATAAAATTGCCGACCCCAATACATCTGAAAGAAAAGAACTTGAATTTGCCATTGAGCAATGGAGAAACAAGCCTTTCAAACCGCATGTAGTAGCACGTTTCAGGCCTGTAGCCTACCAAAAAGCATTGTTGATGAAGTACATTGACAACCTTACAGAGTGGGGAGATTATTTGTTCCGCCAGGATACGATGGAGTCCATTATCCAGGCTACACAGATGTATATTTTGGCTGATAAATTATTAGGACCAAAACCGCGTACTATTCCTCCGACTATTAAGTCTCCGTATGAAACCTATAACCAGATGGAGGCTAAATTAGATGCCTTTGGCAACGCATTAATTGATTTGGAAAATATTTTACCTGATTTCTCAGCATTGCCTGAAGGTGGTGCGGAATTGCCGCCGGGCCCGGTTACTTTATCCATGCTTTATTTCTGCATTCCGCAAAACGACAAAATGCTGGAGTATTGGGATCGAATAGCTGACCGCTTATTTAAGGTTAGGCATTGCCAAAACATTGACGGTGTTGAACGCACCCTGGCCCTGTTTGCGCCGCCTATTGATCCGGGCATGTTGGTGCGGGCTGCGGCGGCAGGGCTTGATATTTCATCCATCCTGGCAGGCATAAATGCTCCTACGCCTTATTATCGTTTTAATGTGCTTTCTCAAAAAGCAACTGAATTGGCCCAGGAAGTCAGAGGTCTTGGCAGTTCATTATTGCAGGCCTTGGAAAAGAAAGATGCCGAAGCCGTGTCTTTGTTGCGTAGTGAATTGGAGATTAAGGTACTCAATGCGGTAAAAGATATGAAGCTTCTACAAATTAAGGAAGCTAAGGAACAGATTGAGATTCTGAAAAGGACGAAGGCGGTTACGGAAGAAAGGAATAAATACTATTCGAACATTGAAAAGATAATTTCGAAAGAGCAATTGAATCTTGATAAGTTAAGTGAGTCTCATGACTTTCAAATGGCATCTCAAATAACTCAAACATTGGCAGGGGTAGTCGCTTTAATTCCTGATCTTGTAGGTGGAGCTTCTGGATTCGGAGGAAGCCCTCATGTAGTAGTACAATGGGGTGGTCTTAATTTGCTGGGTGCAGCAAAGTCAGCATCAGATGTTTTAAATATTTTTAGTACTGCAGCATCTTATGAAGCTGGGAGAGCGTCTATTTTAGGAGGATATGAAAGAAGATTTGATGATTGGAAACTACAAGAACGCCTGGCTAAAAAAGAATTGGATCAAATCGACAAGCAGATTGTCGCAGCAGAAATTCGCAAAGAACTATCAGAAACAGATTTGAATAATCATGAACTGCAAATTGACAATGCCAAAAAGACCGATGAATTTATGCGTACCAAATTCACCAATAAAGAATTGTATGATTGGATGATCGGGCAAATCAGTTCTGTATATTTCCGGGCTTATCAATTGGCGCACGATTTTGCCAAGAAAGCAGAGCGGAGCTATCGTTTTGAATTGGGGAATGATGATTCTTTTATCTCTTATGGCTACTGGGACAGCATGAAGAAAGGCTTGCAGAGTGCAGACCATCTCATCTACGACATCAAGCGAATGGAAACGAGCTATTTAGATAAGAACAAACGGGAATATGAGATGACCAAACATATTTCTCTTTCCATGTTAGATCCGTTGGCATTGGTAAAACTGAGAGCAACAGGGGTAAGTGATTTTGAAGTGCCGGAGGTTTTGTATGATATGGACCATCCTGGGCAATACTTCAGAAGGATAAAATCCGTGAGTATCAGTTTGCCTTGTGTAGCCGGGCCTTATACATCGATAAGCGCCAAACTCTCCTTGGTTAACAACAGGTATAGAAAAAACACAAATCCTGATAATCTTGCCACAACCGGATATCTCGAAGACCACGGCAATGATGAGCGTTTTGTTTACAATGTCGGAGCTATTCAATCTATTGCTGCCAGCAATGCCCAAAACGACAGCGGCATGTTCGAACTGAATTTCCGGGATGAACGCTACTTGCCTTTTGAAGGCACCGGAGCCATTAGCAGTTGGAGATTAGAACTTCCAAAAGAAGTGCGTCAGTTTGATTACAATACGATTTCAGATGTTATTGTTCATGTAAAATATACAGCCAGAGAAGGCGGCTCGGCACTGCTCGGATTAGCTGAAACTTCATTAAAAACTCGCCTCGCTGCAATCAAGGAACAGCTTAATCAAACGGGAATGCATATCGCCTTGAATATGAAACATGACTTGCCCAATGAGTGGCATTTGCTCAAAAAGAACGGAACTGTAGATTTAAAAATTGATAAGTCAAGGTTGCCTTACATGGCTCAAACCATTGATGCTGCCATAGAAAATGTGATGTTTGTGGTAAAGGTCAAGAATAATCCAGCCACCTTTTTAATCAGTATTAAGGGGACGGCTACTAATCTTGCCAGAATAGATGAATGGAAGCTTTGCCGGGGAAATAATGCGAATATTGACCTGGATACATCATTTGAAGTAGTGATTGCTCCAGCACAATTAAATAATCTTGAAGAATTGATGATGGTTGTAAACTATAGTTTTTAA
- a CDS encoding cold-shock protein — protein sequence MANGTVKWFNESKGFGFITQDDGADVFAHYSEIQGDGFKSLAEGDVVSFDVVEGDKGPKATNIEKL from the coding sequence ATGGCAAACGGAACGGTAAAATGGTTCAACGAGTCCAAGGGGTTTGGTTTCATAACCCAGGATGATGGTGCCGATGTTTTTGCGCACTATTCCGAGATTCAGGGCGATGGTTTCAAGAGCCTGGCCGAAGGCGACGTAGTAAGCTTTGATGTCGTTGAAGGCGATAAGGGCCCTAAGGCAACAAACATCGAAAAACTGTAA
- a CDS encoding NAD-dependent epimerase/dehydratase family protein, with amino-acid sequence MKKRSVLLTGATGYLGSHLAEALADKPDIELRCLVRPRVDRKDDFLKKLNNNNVIYGDLLRPDSYDKALKGTEVVIHAATFATLYNHAEEEKRYYYEPTKELIERCDAKGVQRFIFAGAAGVLGFGLQDAKESLPRRPLSFWPHQNILIKIEELLERHQGEGKMETVIIRPGIFIGEGGGDHSMVIGLAEGLKKKQLPYIQGGKAVISVVSLKDVAEAFYLSVKSRNAAGQIYHISSDKKVTMKDIIDFIADELNYERPARNIPFSIAKTMGFLMEIGHRFTKKEPALCRTMAFMSGKGLHLSIDKAVKELGFAPKCTWQDALKKTLRWYKEEYR; translated from the coding sequence TTGAAAAAACGGTCTGTTTTACTTACAGGAGCCACAGGATACCTGGGTAGTCATTTGGCTGAAGCCCTGGCTGATAAGCCGGATATTGAACTGAGATGTCTGGTGCGTCCCCGTGTGGACAGGAAGGATGATTTCCTGAAAAAACTCAATAACAATAATGTGATTTACGGTGACCTTCTCAGGCCGGATTCTTATGATAAAGCATTGAAAGGGACGGAAGTAGTTATTCATGCTGCTACTTTTGCCACACTCTATAATCATGCTGAAGAAGAGAAAAGATACTATTACGAACCAACAAAAGAGCTGATCGAAAGATGTGATGCCAAAGGGGTGCAAAGATTTATTTTTGCCGGTGCAGCGGGGGTTTTGGGTTTTGGGCTGCAGGATGCAAAAGAATCCCTGCCTCGAAGACCGTTATCCTTCTGGCCCCACCAGAATATCTTGATCAAAATTGAGGAACTCCTGGAGAGGCACCAGGGAGAGGGCAAGATGGAAACAGTAATTATTCGCCCCGGAATATTTATTGGGGAAGGGGGTGGAGACCATTCAATGGTTATAGGGCTTGCCGAAGGTCTGAAGAAAAAACAGTTGCCTTATATTCAGGGGGGGAAGGCTGTTATATCCGTTGTTTCTCTTAAGGATGTGGCTGAGGCCTTTTATCTTTCTGTAAAATCCAGGAATGCTGCCGGACAGATATATCATATTTCATCAGACAAGAAGGTAACCATGAAGGATATCATTGATTTTATTGCTGATGAGCTGAATTATGAAAGGCCCGCAAGGAATATCCCATTTTCAATTGCAAAGACAATGGGTTTTTTAATGGAGATCGGGCATCGTTTTACAAAAAAGGAACCTGCACTGTGTAGAACCATGGCCTTTATGAGCGGAAAAGGTCTCCATCTTTCTATTGACAAGGCTGTAAAGGAGCTCGGGTTTGCCCCAAAGTGTACATGGCAGGATGCCCTAAAAAAAACACTCAGGTGGTATAAGGAGGAGTATCGGTAA